In Desulfovibrio aminophilus, a single genomic region encodes these proteins:
- a CDS encoding YgeY family selenium metabolism-linked hydrolase: MDAGKINELSRKYAPRMTRFLRDMIAIPSESCREEGVVKRIKQEMEAVGYDRVEIDKMGNVIGYLGNGPRLIAFDAHVDTVGVGERANWSFDPYEGYEDEENIGGRGASDQEGGMASMVYGGLIMKELGLIPPDFTVAMVGTVQEEDCDGLCWQYLIKEHGLKPEFVVSTEPTDGGIYRGQRGRMEIRVDVRGVSCHGSAPERGDNAIFRMGHILTELELLNHRLTDDAFLGKGTLTVSQIFYSSPSRCAVADGCSISIDRRLTVGEDKDLALGQIRDLPSVKAAGDRVKVSMYTYEAPSWTGLVYPTDCYFPTWVLPRESPVCASAEQAYRALFNAEPRTDKWTFSTNGVSIMGMFGIPVVGFGPGKEKEAHAPNEKTWKADLVHCAALYAALPGAYAALSGK, encoded by the coding sequence ATGGACGCCGGAAAGATCAATGAGCTGAGCAGGAAATACGCCCCCAGGATGACCAGGTTCCTGCGCGACATGATCGCCATCCCCTCGGAGAGCTGCCGGGAGGAGGGGGTGGTCAAGCGCATCAAGCAGGAAATGGAGGCCGTGGGCTACGACCGGGTCGAGATCGACAAGATGGGCAACGTCATCGGCTACCTGGGAAACGGTCCCCGGCTCATCGCCTTTGACGCCCACGTGGACACCGTGGGCGTGGGCGAACGCGCCAACTGGAGCTTCGACCCCTACGAGGGCTACGAGGACGAGGAAAACATCGGCGGCCGCGGCGCCTCCGACCAGGAGGGCGGCATGGCCTCCATGGTCTACGGCGGCCTGATCATGAAGGAGCTGGGGCTCATTCCGCCCGACTTCACCGTGGCCATGGTGGGCACCGTCCAGGAGGAGGACTGCGACGGCCTGTGCTGGCAGTACCTGATCAAGGAGCATGGGCTGAAGCCCGAGTTCGTGGTCTCCACCGAGCCCACGGACGGCGGCATCTATCGCGGCCAGCGCGGCCGCATGGAAATCCGCGTCGACGTGCGCGGCGTCTCCTGCCACGGGTCGGCCCCCGAGCGCGGCGACAACGCCATCTTCCGCATGGGGCACATCCTCACCGAGCTGGAGCTGTTGAACCACAGGCTCACGGACGATGCCTTCCTGGGCAAGGGCACGCTCACCGTCTCCCAGATATTCTACTCCTCACCCTCGCGCTGCGCCGTGGCCGACGGCTGCTCCATCTCCATCGACCGCCGCCTGACCGTGGGCGAGGACAAGGACCTGGCCCTCGGCCAGATCCGCGACCTGCCCTCGGTCAAGGCCGCCGGCGACCGCGTGAAGGTCTCCATGTACACCTACGAGGCCCCTTCCTGGACGGGCCTCGTGTACCCCACGGACTGCTACTTCCCCACCTGGGTGCTGCCCAGGGAGTCCCCGGTGTGCGCGTCCGCCGAGCAGGCCTACCGCGCGCTCTTCAACGCCGAGCCGCGCACCGACAAGTGGACCTTCTCCACCAACGGCGTGTCCATCATGGGCATGTTCGGCATCCCGGTGGTGGGCTTCGGCCCGGGCAAGGAGAAGGAGGCCCACGCCCCCAACGAGAAGACCTGGAAGGCCGACCTGGTGCATTGCGCGGCCCTGTACGCCGCACTGCCCGGGGCCTACGCGGCCCTGAGCGGAAAGTAG
- a CDS encoding carbamate kinase has product MSGTRNELAVIAIGGNSLIRARNRQSVTDQYEAICETVRHIADVVESGRQVCITHGNGPQVGFILLRSEVARKQTGMHPVPLVSCVADVQGAVGWQIQLALSNELHARGIDGVNRGRVVSLVTQSRVDADDPGFRTPTKYVGEFYDESEVPALQAQNPEWVLKQDANRGWRRVVPCPAPRQIIEIDAIRALLADGFNVVTVGGGGIPVVADENGRLRGVDAVIDKDLASSLLATELKAGVLVISTAVEKVCINFGKPGQKALSRVTAAEMRAHLDAGQFPDGSMGPKIRAALGFLDNGGEEVIITNPENMKIAMTADGGTHIAK; this is encoded by the coding sequence ATGAGCGGCACGCGAAACGAACTGGCGGTCATCGCCATCGGCGGCAACTCGCTGATCCGCGCGAGGAACAGGCAGAGCGTCACGGACCAGTACGAGGCCATCTGCGAAACCGTGCGCCACATCGCCGATGTCGTCGAATCGGGCCGTCAGGTCTGCATCACCCACGGCAACGGCCCGCAGGTGGGCTTCATCCTGCTGCGTTCGGAAGTGGCCCGCAAGCAGACCGGCATGCATCCCGTGCCCCTGGTCTCCTGCGTGGCCGACGTGCAGGGCGCGGTCGGCTGGCAGATCCAGCTGGCCCTGTCCAATGAACTCCACGCGCGGGGCATCGACGGCGTGAACCGAGGCCGGGTGGTCAGCCTGGTGACCCAGTCGCGGGTCGACGCCGACGATCCCGGCTTCAGGACCCCGACCAAGTATGTCGGCGAGTTCTATGACGAGAGCGAGGTTCCGGCGCTCCAGGCCCAGAACCCGGAATGGGTGCTCAAGCAGGACGCCAACCGGGGCTGGCGCCGCGTGGTGCCGTGCCCCGCGCCCAGGCAGATCATCGAGATCGACGCCATCCGCGCCCTGCTGGCGGACGGCTTCAACGTGGTCACCGTCGGCGGGGGCGGCATTCCGGTGGTCGCCGACGAGAACGGCCGCCTGCGCGGCGTGGACGCCGTCATCGACAAGGACTTGGCCTCGAGCCTGCTGGCCACGGAACTGAAGGCGGGCGTCCTGGTCATCTCCACCGCGGTGGAGAAGGTCTGCATCAACTTCGGCAAGCCCGGGCAAAAGGCCCTTTCCCGCGTGACGGCCGCCGAAATGCGCGCCCACCTCGACGCGGGCCAGTTCCCGGACGGAAGCATGGGGCCCAAGATACGGGCCGCCCTCGGCTTCCTGGACAACGGGGGGGAAGAGGTCATCATCACCAACCCCGAGAACATGAAGATCGCCATGACCGCCGACGGCGGCACCCATATCGCGAAGTGA
- the ygeW gene encoding knotted carbamoyltransferase YgeW, whose amino-acid sequence MDRTRIHEMIAALAQHNYNGMYQRDFLETWRKTDDEIAATFKVADILRGLREAGISARVFDSGLGISIFRDNSTRTRFSFASACNMLGLTVQDLDEGKSQMAHGETVRETATMVSFMAETLGIRDDMFIGKGNSYMREVSQALEEGYRDGVLAQRPTIVDLQCDIDHPTQCMADMLHIINHYGGVDNLKGKKVAMTWAYSPSYGKPLSVPQGVIGLMTRFGMDVTLAHPKGYEVMPEVEAIATENATACGCTYSRTNSMEEAFESADIVYPKSWAPFAAMEERSKLYEKSDQDGIKKLEKELLGQNARFKDWECTEKLMRSTNQGKALYMHCLPADISGVSCKEGEVEASVFDRYRVPLYREASYKPYVIAAMILLARKADPADTLSRLLENGCPRVR is encoded by the coding sequence ATGGATCGCACCCGCATTCACGAGATGATCGCAGCCCTTGCCCAGCACAACTACAACGGCATGTACCAGCGCGACTTCCTGGAGACCTGGCGCAAGACCGACGACGAAATCGCCGCCACCTTCAAGGTGGCCGACATCCTGCGCGGCCTGCGCGAAGCCGGGATCTCCGCCCGCGTCTTCGACTCGGGCCTCGGCATCTCGATCTTCCGCGACAACTCCACCCGCACCCGCTTCTCCTTCGCCTCGGCCTGCAACATGCTCGGCCTGACCGTCCAGGACCTGGATGAGGGCAAGTCCCAGATGGCCCACGGCGAGACCGTGCGCGAGACGGCCACCATGGTCTCCTTCATGGCCGAGACCCTGGGCATCCGCGACGACATGTTCATCGGCAAGGGCAACAGCTACATGCGCGAAGTGTCGCAGGCCCTGGAGGAGGGCTACCGCGACGGCGTGCTCGCCCAGCGGCCCACCATCGTCGACCTCCAGTGCGACATCGACCACCCCACCCAATGCATGGCCGACATGCTGCACATCATCAACCATTACGGCGGGGTGGACAATCTCAAGGGCAAGAAGGTGGCCATGACCTGGGCCTACTCCCCGTCCTACGGCAAGCCCCTTTCCGTGCCCCAGGGAGTCATCGGCCTCATGACCCGCTTCGGCATGGACGTGACCCTGGCCCACCCCAAGGGCTACGAGGTGATGCCCGAGGTGGAGGCCATCGCCACGGAGAACGCCACGGCGTGCGGCTGCACCTATTCGCGCACCAACTCCATGGAGGAGGCCTTCGAGTCCGCCGACATCGTCTATCCCAAGAGCTGGGCCCCCTTCGCGGCCATGGAGGAGCGCTCCAAGCTCTACGAGAAGAGCGACCAGGACGGGATCAAGAAGCTGGAGAAGGAGCTCCTGGGCCAGAACGCCAGGTTCAAGGACTGGGAATGCACCGAAAAGCTCATGCGCTCCACCAACCAGGGCAAGGCCCTGTACATGCACTGCCTGCCCGCGGACATCTCCGGCGTCTCCTGCAAGGAGGGCGAGGTGGAGGCGTCCGTCTTCGACCGCTACCGCGTGCCCCTCTATCGGGAGGCCAGCTACAAGCCCTACGTCATCGCAGCCATGATCCTGCTCGCCCGCAAGGCGGACCCGGCCGATACCCTCTCGCGCCTGCTGGAAAACGGCTGCCCCAGGGTCCGGTAG
- a CDS encoding amidohydrolase family protein, whose product MFDTVIRNGILVFPEGDIAADLALSDGRIAGLLKPGEEAPSGKVIDATGLMVLPGLIDAHMHVRAPFQGVTPQLTFHQQSICAAFAGVTTFMDFTNTWRGTWVPEALDRRVEEMAESMVDYSVHGKFVEAGEEYERQVRELADKGCPTFKLFMTYRKEGVMADDLTLVKIFRAAAENGCMPMVHAESNPIAETNMDRCLAGNRLTWRDFAASKPVLCEAEAFARAVALAEYAESPLLVVHTTNGRCLDIARKALDRGQRLLVETCPSYLTLFDDLYDDPDNGHLAVCSPPLRTPRERDEIWKGIENGVITLVGSDDCAFTREEKEAGLQRDASGRLIPDFTKVVNGVAGLELRFVILHTEGVAAGRITLNQLVGLCSANVAKASGCWPRKGSLLPGADADIALFDPNEEWTVSASNQHNGIGYCLHEGYRARGRVKTTILRGRVIMENNAITGSRGQGEFVRRKL is encoded by the coding sequence ATGTTCGACACCGTCATCCGCAACGGCATACTGGTCTTCCCCGAGGGCGATATCGCCGCCGACCTGGCCCTATCCGACGGCCGGATAGCCGGACTGCTCAAGCCGGGCGAGGAAGCGCCGAGCGGCAAGGTGATCGACGCCACGGGCCTGATGGTCCTGCCCGGCCTCATCGACGCGCACATGCACGTGCGGGCTCCCTTCCAGGGAGTCACCCCGCAGCTCACCTTCCATCAGCAGAGCATCTGCGCGGCCTTCGCGGGAGTCACCACCTTCATGGACTTCACCAACACCTGGCGCGGCACCTGGGTGCCGGAGGCCCTGGACCGGCGGGTGGAGGAAATGGCCGAGTCCATGGTGGACTACAGCGTCCACGGCAAGTTCGTGGAGGCGGGGGAGGAATACGAGCGCCAGGTGCGCGAACTGGCCGACAAGGGGTGCCCGACCTTCAAGCTCTTCATGACCTACCGCAAGGAAGGGGTCATGGCCGACGACCTCACCCTGGTCAAGATTTTCCGGGCGGCGGCGGAGAACGGCTGCATGCCCATGGTCCACGCCGAGAGCAACCCCATCGCCGAAACCAACATGGACCGTTGCCTGGCGGGGAACCGGCTCACCTGGCGGGACTTCGCCGCGAGCAAGCCGGTGCTCTGCGAGGCCGAGGCCTTCGCCCGGGCCGTGGCCCTGGCCGAATACGCCGAATCGCCCCTGCTGGTGGTGCACACCACCAACGGCCGTTGCCTGGACATCGCCAGGAAGGCCCTGGATCGCGGCCAGCGGCTGCTGGTGGAGACCTGCCCCAGCTACCTCACCCTGTTCGACGACCTCTATGACGACCCGGACAACGGGCATCTGGCCGTCTGCTCCCCGCCGCTGCGCACGCCCAGGGAGCGCGACGAGATCTGGAAGGGTATCGAGAACGGCGTGATCACCCTCGTCGGCTCGGACGACTGCGCCTTCACCCGCGAGGAAAAAGAGGCCGGTCTCCAGCGCGACGCCTCCGGCAGACTCATCCCGGACTTCACCAAGGTGGTCAACGGCGTGGCCGGGCTGGAGCTGCGCTTCGTCATTCTGCACACCGAGGGCGTGGCCGCCGGACGCATCACGCTGAACCAGCTGGTCGGTCTCTGCAGCGCCAACGTGGCCAAGGCTTCGGGCTGTTGGCCGCGCAAGGGCTCGCTCCTGCCCGGCGCGGACGCGGACATCGCCCTGTTCGATCCGAACGAGGAGTGGACCGTTTCCGCGTCCAACCAGCACAACGGCATCGGCTACTGCCTGCACGAAGGGTACAGGGCCAGGGGCCGGGTCAAGACAACGATCCTGCGCGGGCGGGTCATCATGGAAAACAACGCGATCACGGGCTCGAGGGGCCAGGGGGAATTCGTCAGAAGGAAATTGTAG
- a CDS encoding cytosine permease codes for MSQPLEYAADGSISSAHVENPELLPSLAKDRTLSMWDIIVLCAGMVVNVVGLVIPGQLLLRGAYSPYEILIACFWGFSLVAVLIVLTGDIGTKYGLPFTVIIRDCFGKKGALVGSLCRAVVCMTWTGVLLFFGTEAINTVLQTLTGISAFWVVFAVFAALQLFNASRNVKSMSRFGWVAIPILAVALVFLVAWLLSAYSVSLPAVLAASPLPGEGFPFITVVAIFSGGWLSEALNGSDLSRKIRLPEHPEQMTFLARNSRLMAGFGIGFIGTGVMLSLAGLVCAYLTNSADPVGVVKAAFVSKPVVLIFSCLVIVMAQWSTNTAANIFPATLIFLNAFPRLSFARATWLVGLVSCCMMPWLLASYLDYVQMVFSALLAPLLGIMLVHYYVIRKGKLDVDSLYDADMPDWKTPGLVSLVAGLAAGAVFHDWAFFAAFPVAAICHLLLMRRTQQAR; via the coding sequence ATGAGCCAACCTTTGGAATACGCGGCCGATGGTTCCATCTCAAGCGCGCATGTGGAGAATCCAGAACTCTTGCCGTCCCTGGCCAAGGACCGGACCCTGAGCATGTGGGACATCATCGTCCTCTGCGCGGGCATGGTGGTCAACGTGGTCGGCCTGGTCATCCCGGGCCAGTTGCTCCTGCGGGGGGCCTACTCTCCCTACGAAATCCTCATCGCCTGCTTCTGGGGCTTCTCGCTGGTGGCCGTGCTCATCGTGCTCACGGGAGACATCGGCACGAAATACGGCCTGCCCTTCACGGTCATCATCCGCGACTGCTTCGGCAAGAAGGGCGCCCTGGTGGGCTCGCTCTGCCGCGCCGTGGTCTGCATGACCTGGACCGGCGTGCTGCTCTTCTTCGGCACCGAGGCCATCAACACCGTGCTGCAGACCCTGACGGGCATTTCGGCCTTCTGGGTGGTTTTCGCGGTCTTCGCCGCCCTGCAGCTCTTCAACGCCAGCCGCAACGTCAAGAGCATGAGCCGCTTCGGCTGGGTCGCCATCCCCATCCTCGCGGTGGCCCTGGTGTTCCTGGTTGCCTGGCTGCTCAGCGCATACTCCGTGAGCCTGCCCGCCGTCCTCGCGGCCAGTCCGCTGCCGGGCGAGGGTTTCCCCTTCATCACCGTGGTGGCCATCTTCAGCGGCGGCTGGCTCTCCGAGGCCCTGAACGGGAGCGACCTGAGCCGGAAGATCCGTCTGCCGGAGCACCCGGAGCAGATGACCTTCCTCGCGCGCAACTCCCGGCTGATGGCGGGCTTCGGCATCGGCTTCATCGGGACGGGCGTCATGCTCAGCCTGGCGGGCCTGGTCTGCGCCTACCTGACCAACAGCGCCGACCCGGTGGGCGTGGTCAAGGCGGCCTTCGTCTCCAAGCCGGTGGTGCTCATCTTCAGCTGTCTCGTCATCGTGATGGCCCAGTGGAGCACCAACACCGCGGCCAACATCTTCCCGGCCACGCTGATCTTTCTGAACGCCTTCCCACGGCTGAGCTTCGCCAGGGCCACCTGGCTGGTGGGCCTGGTCAGCTGCTGCATGATGCCCTGGCTTCTGGCCAGCTACCTGGACTACGTCCAGATGGTCTTCTCGGCCCTGCTGGCCCCGCTCCTCGGCATCATGCTGGTGCACTACTACGTCATCAGGAAGGGAAAGCTGGACGTGGACAGCCTCTATGACGCGGACATGCCCGACTGGAAGACGCCCGGCCTGGTTTCGCTCGTGGCCGGACTCGCCGCCGGAGCCGTGTTCCATGACTGGGCCTTCTTCGCGGCCTTCCCCGTGGCCGCGATCTGTCACCTCCTCCTGATGCGGAGAACGCAACAGGCGCGGTGA
- a CDS encoding C-terminal helicase domain-containing protein translates to MSDDKTIEISFESLGLTKPLEKMTAKELRQLCMDKIPQIQGASGMSKEDLVSTIKTTFGIQDEEGAVSPYKDQVRSIKRTIRELRVKKTELASRKDKEIMRRKINKLKKRTRRLAAAA, encoded by the coding sequence ATGAGCGACGACAAGACCATTGAGATTTCCTTTGAGAGCCTGGGCCTGACCAAGCCCCTCGAGAAGATGACCGCCAAGGAGCTGCGCCAGCTCTGCATGGACAAGATCCCGCAGATCCAGGGCGCTTCGGGCATGAGCAAGGAAGACCTCGTGTCCACCATCAAGACCACCTTCGGCATCCAGGACGAGGAAGGCGCGGTCAGCCCCTACAAGGATCAGGTGCGGAGCATCAAGCGGACCATCCGCGAACTGCGGGTGAAGAAGACCGAGCTGGCCTCGCGCAAGGACAAGGAAATCATGCGCCGCAAGATCAACAAGCTCAAGAAGCGCACCCGCCGTCTGGCCGCCGCTGCCTAA
- a CDS encoding DUF721 domain-containing protein, with protein MSDRIPFRRKGGPKRIGAAVGRLLGRMDQKGGLRLVRLWRAWDELLGPEMAGIMRPLGHRGRTLLVSTGDPVVAQEASFLAPLVLERINEFFNEEVFDKVHFELLSGRIPLGEQRAERPTPPPARPKRPENLGNLARLLREDTPVARCYRAYLRLFAAQENDPTPSGAGGQNERRQDH; from the coding sequence ATGTCGGACCGAATTCCCTTCCGCCGCAAGGGCGGCCCCAAACGCATCGGCGCGGCCGTGGGCCGCCTGCTCGGGCGCATGGACCAGAAGGGCGGCCTGCGTCTCGTGCGGCTCTGGCGGGCCTGGGACGAACTGCTCGGGCCGGAGATGGCCGGAATCATGCGGCCGCTGGGGCACCGAGGCCGGACCCTGCTCGTGTCCACCGGCGACCCGGTGGTGGCCCAGGAGGCGAGCTTCCTGGCCCCGCTCGTCCTGGAGCGGATCAATGAATTTTTCAATGAAGAAGTCTTTGACAAAGTGCACTTCGAGCTGCTAAGCGGCAGGATTCCGTTGGGTGAGCAACGGGCCGAACGGCCCACGCCCCCGCCGGCACGGCCCAAGCGGCCGGAAAATTTGGGCAATCTGGCGCGGCTGCTGCGCGAGGACACGCCCGTGGCCCGGTGCTACCGGGCCTACTTGCGGCTCTTCGCCGCGCAGGAGAACGACCCGACCCCGAGCGGGGCAGGAGGACAGAATGAGCGACGACAAGACCATTGA
- a CDS encoding metalloregulator ArsR/SmtB family transcription factor yields the protein MDLVTLCKALGDPTRARLANILLRHELNVGEIVQILDMGQSRVSRHLKVLVDSGLLTMRREGLWSFYRAVETGQGRAFLDAVRALLAGREDAATDLDEAAAVVRERATATRRFFDSIAPDWDQLQADILGDFDLAAEILKRMPGRGVMADLGCGTGELLALLAPRATKAIGVDNSPRMLDIAARRFRDNGSVSLRIGELTHLPLRDWEADFAVMSMVLHHLAEPREALAEAARALKLGGRLVVADFDEHGDEHMRAAYGDHRLGFSPETVRQWLEQARFNLVESRSFPVNRDLTVVVYEAVKK from the coding sequence GTGGACTTGGTGACGCTCTGCAAGGCCCTGGGCGACCCCACGCGCGCCCGGCTGGCCAACATCCTGCTGCGCCACGAACTGAACGTGGGCGAGATCGTCCAGATCCTGGACATGGGGCAGTCCCGCGTCTCGCGCCACCTCAAGGTGCTGGTGGACTCCGGCCTGCTGACCATGCGCCGGGAGGGCCTGTGGTCCTTCTATCGCGCGGTGGAGACCGGCCAGGGCCGTGCCTTTCTGGATGCCGTGCGGGCTCTGCTGGCCGGGCGCGAGGACGCTGCCACGGACCTGGACGAGGCCGCCGCCGTGGTGCGCGAGCGGGCCACGGCCACGCGCCGCTTCTTCGACTCCATCGCCCCGGACTGGGACCAGCTCCAGGCCGACATCCTGGGCGACTTCGACCTGGCCGCCGAAATCCTCAAGCGCATGCCCGGCCGGGGCGTCATGGCCGACCTGGGCTGCGGCACGGGCGAACTGCTGGCCCTGCTGGCCCCGCGCGCGACCAAGGCCATCGGCGTGGACAACTCCCCGCGCATGCTGGACATCGCGGCCCGCCGCTTCCGCGACAACGGCTCGGTGAGCCTGCGCATCGGCGAGTTGACGCACCTGCCCCTGCGCGACTGGGAGGCCGATTTCGCGGTCATGTCCATGGTCCTGCACCACCTGGCCGAGCCCCGCGAGGCCTTGGCCGAGGCCGCCAGGGCGCTCAAGCTCGGCGGCCGCCTCGTGGTGGCGGACTTCGACGAGCACGGCGACGAGCACATGCGCGCGGCCTACGGCGACCACCGCCTGGGCTTTTCGCCGGAGACCGTGCGCCAATGGCTGGAGCAGGCCCGTTTCAATCTGGTGGAGAGCAGGAGTTTTCCCGTGAACAGGGATTTGACCGTCGTGGTCTACGAAGCCGTGAAAAAATAA